The Eurosta solidaginis isolate ZX-2024a chromosome 4, ASM4086904v1, whole genome shotgun sequence genome includes a window with the following:
- the LOC137247581 gene encoding uncharacterized protein produces the protein MSKSEDWIVNFIKVVESKPALYNHNLKEQYDGETLDTLWLEVGQAVVPSWNCLTANAKKVKAKELEQKWRNIRKTFKRELIIQKFDGLGQSCKKRGKYRYANQLSFLLPTFDDISTADGEPNYEEIDEDKMFLLSLVPALKKMTDNQKIDTKKEILSTLNKGPNYSPSPGYFPKSPVYSPTSPVYSPTSPVYSPTNPFYSPTSPVYSPTYPVSSPSSPCYRKT, from the exons ATGTCGAAATCCG AAGATTGGATAGTAAATTTTATTAAAGTTGTAGAGAGCAAACCAGCCTTGTATAACCATAATTTGAAAGAGCAGTATGATGGAGAAACTTTAGACACACTGTGGTTGGAAGTCGGTCAAGCTGTCGTGCCTTCGTGGAATTGTTTGACTGCCAACGCCAAAAAAGTAAAAG cAAAAGAGCTCGAACAAAAATGGAGAAATATTCGCAAAACTTTCAAGAGAGAGTTGATAATACAAAAGTTTGATGGACTTGGCCAATCATGCAAAAAACGTGGCAAATATCGTTATGCTAATCAATTATCGtttttattgcctacttttgacgACATCAGTACTGCGGATGGTGAGCCAAATTACGAAGAAATAGACGAGGACAAAATGTTTCTGCTATCGCTGGTTCCAGCCTTGAAAAAAATGACCGACAATCAAAAGATTGACACAAAGAAAGAAATTTTGTCAACTCTTAATAAAGGGCCCAATTATTCCCCAAGTCCAGGTTATTTTCCAAAAAGTCCAGTTTATTCCCCAACAAGTCCAGTTTATTCCCCAACAAGTCCAGTTTATTCCCCAACAAATCCATTTTATTCCCCAACAAGTCCAGTTTATTCCCCAACATATCCAGTTTCTTCACCATCAAGTCCATGTTACCGAAAAACTTAA
- the LOC137247580 gene encoding uncharacterized protein, which produces MSKLEDWTVNFIKVVESKPALYNHNLKEQYDGKTLDTLWLEVGQAVVPSWNCLTANAKKAKAKELEQKWRNIRKTFRRELILQKFGQSHKKRRKYRYANQLSFLLPTFDDISIADDGPNDEEIDEDKMFLLSLVPTLKKITDKEKIDAKIDILSTLKKWPNYSPTIPYFLRYAYVEENYEEIDEDKMFLLSLVPTLKKIAGNEKIGVKKDILSTLST; this is translated from the exons ATGTCGAAACTCG AAGATTGGACAGTAAATTTTATTAAAGTTGTAGAGAGCAAACCAGCCTTGTATAACCATAATTTGAAAGAGCAGTATGATGGAAAAACTTTAGACACACTTTGGTTAGAAGTAGGTCAAGCTGTCGTGCCTTCGTGGAATTGTTTGACTGCCAACGCTAAAAAAGCAAAAG caaaagaACTCGAACAAAAATGGAGAAACATTCGCAAAACTTTCAGAAGAGAGTTGATACTACAAAAGTTTGGTCAATCACACAAAAAACGTCGCAAATATCGTTATGCTAATCAATTATCGTTTTTGTTGCCTACTTTTGACGACATCAGTATTGCAGATGATGGTCCAAATGACGAAGAAATAGACGAGGACAAAATGTTTCTGTTATCGCTGGTTCCAACCTTGAAAAAAATTACCGACAAAGAAAAGATTGACGCAAAGATAGACATTTTGTCAACTCTAAAAAAATGGCCTAATTATTCCCCAACAATTCCATATTTTTTACGATATGCTTATGTCGAAGAAAACTACGAGGAAATAGACGAGGACAAAATGTTTCTGCTATCGCTGGTTCCAACCTTGAAAAAAATTGCCGGCAATGAAAAGATTGGCGTAAAGAAAGATATTTTATCAACTCTATCTACTTAA